TGTTCGGGGATGTGGAAATTACGGAAAAAGCGGCTGTGGAGCTTTTGAAAAAATGCCCGGAGCACGATGTGGTGATTACGGCGGAAACCAAAGGGATTCCGCTCTGCTATGAAATGGCCCGCCGCGGATGCCGGCGCTATGTGGTGGCGCGCAAAAGCGTCAAGGCCTATATGCGCAACTGCATCCACGTCGAGGTCAAATCCATTACGACCGACCATGTGCAGACCCTGTATCTTTCCGAGGATGACTACAGGGGCCTGAGCGGAAAGCGCGTCCTGATCGTGGACGACGTGATCAGCACCGGCGAATCGCTTGCGGCCATCGAGAGCCTTGTCCGGCAGTTCGGCGGCAATATTGTCGGCCGGGCCTGCGTGCTCGCCGAGGGCGACGCCGCAAAGCGCACCGACATCGTTTATCTGGAGCCGCTGCCCCTGTTCCCAAAATGAGAAAATGAAATGAGAAGACGCAGCTTTCTATTCGGGATTGCATGGCGGAATCCCCTTTACCCGCATCCGGGAAAAGGTGTAACCGCCCGGTAACTGGATTGGAAATGCTGCGTAAAATAAGCGTACGAAATTCTGGGAGGAGTTTTGATGCGGCCGTTTTCGTTGGTAGGTCTCTGCTATCTGCTGACCCTTGCGGCCGCCGTTTATTTCGGCGCGGCCCTGTCGCTTCTGCTGGGCAGCGCCTGCCTTGCTGTGTTCTGCGTACTGGTTCTGTGGAAAAGGACGGAGCGGATGCGTATCCTTCAGGCGGCGGCGCTTACCTGCGCTTTGGCGTTCGGCGCGTTTTCCGCCTGCGCGCGGGCACAGGTGCTTCCTTCGGAAAAGCTGGATGGGCGCGACGCGGTGATGACGGGCACGGTGTGCGAGCTTCCCGCGCGTTCCTACGGTAAGTTTTACTACGTCGTGCGGGTGGAGAGCATCTCCCTTCCCGGCGCGCCCCGGGTGGAAAAGGTGCGCCTTTCCTCGCAGAACGCGCTGAATGCCGACTGCTACGGAACGATCACGGGCCGGGTGCATTTTTATACGCCCAGCGGGGAGGACGGCTTTTCATCCCGCTCCTATTACGCTTCCAAGGGGATCACGCTGTTCGCCTACCTGTATGAATACGAAAACGTGCGGACGTCGCCCGCACGGGAAAAGCCCCCTTACTATTACGCGCTGATGCTGCGCCGCAGTATGACGGATTCGCTTTACCGCCTGCTCCCGCCGGAGCAGGCAGGGCTCGCCGCGGGAATTTTGCTGGGGGATACCGGCGGGATCTCGGATGAGGTGAAATCCGACTTTAAAACGGTCGGAATCTCGCACATCCTTTCGGTGTCCGGCCTTCACATGGCGGCCATGGCGCAGTTCTTTCTGCTGCTGTTCGGTTTGCTGCGCGTGCCGCGGCGCCTTTCCGCGGGGATGACCATGGCCGGCGTCGTGTCGTTCATGGCCGTCACGGGCTTCGCGCCGTCGGTCTTGCGCAGCGGAATCATGTGCCTGATCTTTCTGCTCGGCACGGTGCTGGACCGACAGGCCGATTCCCTGAATTCCCTCGGGATCGCCGCCCTGCTGATCGGCGTGGCGAACCCGTTCGCCGCGGCGGACCTCGGCCTTCTTCTGTCGTTTTCGGCCACGCTCGGCATGATCCTCTGCTCGGGAAGGCTGACGGCTTTTCTGCGCGCGCGGTACGAGGGGAGAAAGCGCGGGCGCGCCATGCTGGATGCCGCGAATTCCGCCGTCTCCACCACGGTTTCCGCAACCGCTTTCACCCTGCCGGTCGTGGTACTGTCGTTCGGCACGGTTTCGCTGATCTCCCCGGCCGCGAACCTGCTGGAGGTTTTCCCGTCCTCGCTCCTGATGGCCTTTTCCGCGGCTGCGGCGCTCTGTTATCTGGTGGGGCTGCGTTTCCTCGCCCTGCCGCTCGCGCTTTTCTCCGGCCTGCTGGCAAACTGGATGAGCGCCTGCGCCCGGATGCTCGCCCGCATCCCATGGGCGAGCGTCTCGGCCTCCTACGGCTTCGTGCGGCTCTGGCTTGCCGCCGTTCTGGTCCTGTGCGCGCTGGCGCTGGCGTGGAAAAAATCGCCGCCCGCGCGGGTGCTCTCCCTGCTTTCCGCCGTCGTGTTGCTGTGCGGGATCTTTTCCTATCAGCTTTCCATGCGCCGCGTGACCCGCGTCGCGGTGCTGGACGCGGGAGATGGGATTTCCGTCGCGCTGACCCACGCGGGGCGCGGCGCGCTGATCGGGTGCGGGGGATATTCCTCCGCGCCGGCGCGCTCGTATCTGAACGGGCAGAATATCACGGTGCTGGATTACCTTCAGACGACCGGGTACGGCCCGCAGGAGGACCGCCTCGCCGCCGACTGCGCGGAGCTTTTCCGGCCGCGCGGCCTTCTGTTCTGGAACGGAGGGGATGAGAACGCCTTTCTGGGAAAAAAGCTGACGCTTGCCGGAACGGTTTACCAGTATGAGAAAGAAGCCCGCGTTTCCCTGTGGGGGAACGTGTCGGTTTTCCAGTATTCGGACGGCACCCGGGCCTATACGGGCCTGACGGTCAACGGGGTGCGGATTCTTCTGTGCTCCTCCGGATGCGACGCCGCCGCCCTTCCGGAAGAATGGAAGAGGGCGGATTTCGTGGTGACGGATGACCCGCCGCGCGGCGCTTCGGCGCTTCAGCCGTTCGTGACCGTGCTCTCCATGGGGGAGGATTCGGCGCAGCAAAACCTTGCCGCGCTGGACCGCCTCGGCGTGGCGTCCTGCGCGACGGGCGGAGCGGGCAACCTGCTGATCGATATCATGCCGGATGGAACGATAACACTGAGGAGGAATTTCTGATGCCGGAACTGACCGAGGCCGAACTGAAAAAAGAGATCGAGAGGTCCCCGCTGAACAGCCTGTATTTCCTTTACGGGGAAGAAAAGTATCTGATCTCGTTTTATGCGGAGAAGCTGAAAAAGAAGGCGGTGGGCGACCATCCGCTCGACTTCAACCTGCAGCGCTTTTCCGGGGACGACTGCTCGGTCGACCAGCTTGCCGCGGCGGTGGAGGCGCTGCCGGTCATGGCGCAGCGCAAATGCGTCGCGGTGAGCGACCTGAACGTCGAAACGATGCCGTCGCGGGAGCTTTCCAAGCTCTACGAGCTTCTGGAATCCATTCCGGAAAGCACGGTGCTCGTGGTCTATCAGCCGTCGCTGACCTTTGACGCGAAAAAATCCGCGGCGTGGAAAAAATTCCTGGCGGCGGTCAAAAAATCCGGGACCTGCGTCCTGATGAAGCAGAGGGAAAACGCCGAGCTGGAACGGATGCTCTGCGCCTGCGCCGAAAAGCGCTCCTGCTCGCTTTCCCGGCAGAACGCCGCCCGTATCGTCTCCCTGTGCGGCAGGGATCTTCAGACCCTGCTCCGGGAGATGGAGAAGCTCTGCGCCTACACGGGGGAAGGGGAGATCAGCCGCGAGGCCATCGGGGCCGTCGTGGTCCCGAATATGGAAACGACCGTGTTCCTCCTTTCCAAGGCCCTGGTTTCGGCGGAATACGAGAGGGCCTACGGCCTGCTGGACCAGCTGTTCCGCCAAAGGGAGGAGCCGGTCGCGGTGCTGGCCGTGCTCGCTTCCGCCTATGTGGATATGTACCGGGTGCGCGCCGCCGTTCAAAGCGGAATGAGCGCCATGGAACCCGCAAAGCATTTTTCTTACCGGGGCAGGGAATTCCGCCTGAAAAACGCGGAGCGCGACGGGAAAAGGCTTTCGACGCAGATGCTGCGGCAGAGCCTTGACCTTCTGCTGGAAACCGACCTTCGCCTGAAAGGCTCCCGCACGGATGACCGCATCCTGCTGGAAGAGCTGATCGCGAAGCTTCTGATGATCGCGGAAAAGGAGCGGATGAATTGATCAAGGTAAAAGAAGCCGTGATCGTCGAGGGAAAGTATGACAAGATCAAGCTTTCCTCGATCATCGACGGCCTGATTATCGAAACGCACGGGTTCCGGATTTTCAGCGACAAAAAGCAGATGGAGTTCATCCGCCGCATGGCGGACACCCGCGGAATTCTGATCCTGACGGACAGCGATTCCGCGGGATTTCTGATCCGCCATTACCTTTCCGCCTGCATCGACCCGGCGAAGATCCGCCACGCGTACATCCCGGATATCCTGGGCAGGGAGAAGCGCAAAAAAGAGCCTTCCAGCGAGGGAAAGCTGGGGGTGGAGGGAATCCCAAAGGAACGGCTGATCGAAGCCCTCCGGCGCGCCGGCGTGGGGGAGTCCTCCCCCGAACCGGAGCAGCCCCCGAAAAGGCAGGTCACAAAAGCGGACCTTTACGCCGACGGCCTGACCGGGGCGCAGGACAGCGCCCAAAAAAGGAAGCTGCTGCTCCGCGCGCTCGACCTGCCGGAGCACCTTTCGGCGAACGCGCTTTTGCAGGTGCTGAACGGCATCATGAATTTCGAAGAGTACCGCGAAACGGTGGAGACGCTTTTTCCAAAAACGGAGTGACAAGGGTTGTAGCCGGAAATAATCCGGCTTATTTTTTAAGGGATCCAAAGGGCATATGTCCGGGAGAGAAAGGAATATATTACCAGAGCTTTAATATTCTGTAAACAGTCTGTTAAAGTGTGGAAATAAACTTGAATACACGATTGTTTTTGAGTAATATATAGATAGAAACAGATATTTGTGCGGAATTAAAATATTACAATATTGTTAAATATTATAAAAATTTGATTAATATACTTTAAAAAAATAGTGAATAGTGTTAGAATATAAATAGAAACAAAAAAGGGCGATTCCAATGTGCAATGTTAGAGCATTCCATGTCGGCAACTCGTGGGAAGATGATGTTGCATCGGATGTGATAAAAAAGGAGAACTAAAATGAAAAAGATAACGCGTTCATTGATCAGCTGTGTTTGTGCCTGTGCCTTATTGACGGTACCCGTGGTCAATACGGCGTTTGCCGCTCAGCATTCCACTCAGGGCATTCATTACTATACGATGAATCAAAAAGCTTACGAACAGATGACGGACGCTGAAGTCGTTCAAAAAATGAAGGACATGGGAATCTCCAGTAAAGACATTGATTATATCATGCAGCTGGAATATGCCAGAAGAAAAGCGGCGCCGTCGATGAGTCTAAATGGATTCCCATCAAATCCCGAAATTGGAGATTACCATACTGAAACATATCACGTCTATTTTGATGTGGCAGTAGATACTGTTACGGATGTTATAGAAGCATTGGTTCAGGGTGGAGTAGGGATAAGAGTTGCAATACTCATTGCGTCAGGTATCCTGCAGAATTGGCTGGCACATCAAGATGCTAAAGGTGTTGATGTAACAGTCGAATATTACTATGGGCCGGACAATAACGGCTCGGTTGGCTGGACTCCGGGCTATACTACATGGTCTCTTTTCTATTAATGTTGATAAATGGGGGTTGTTCGCTTGAATCAGGAAGGCAGAAAAAAATGGTACGGGGTTGTTATTTTCGTAATCCTATGGTATGTACTTAATACAATACTTTATGTATTGGAGTTTTCTCAGAGAATATCCCTGCCCCCTTATTTTTTGCTGATTATCTCCGTGGTCATATTTGTACTGGTAATACCCTATATGTATTACCTGCATAAAAAATATCCCGAACTGACCCAGAAGGAGTTGCGCAAGGACAAAAAGTTGTGGGGCCTTACTTGGATTTTTGTACTTCTAGTTTTTCTGGATATGATCTTAGCTAGAATTCCTACCTAAGGATCTCCGGGAGCAGTGTGCATATAATAAAAAAGGGGTTACGAAAAATGACGGTTTCCGGACTGGTTTAGGAGAAAAATCCCGAGAAAGGATACCAATGACATACGTCAGTTCATAGCCTAGTCGCAGTACCTGCCGGCGGCTTGCCGCCGGCAGGTACTGTTGTAACTGGAATGGTGTTATCGAATTTTTTATCTGATTTTTCTGTTTCAATTAGTGGCCTGGTTCAAAGAGACGCTCAGGGTATTTTATCCCGCGTTTTATCGCACTTTTTTTCCGTATCCGCTGATTCTTATTTTAGTTATCATAGGCATTCTTTTTCTTGTTGCCATACTCGGCTACTTTTATCATCTGAAAAAGAAGGACGGTTCTTACCAGAAAGAACTTTTTAAAGACAAGAAGTATTTATTCCTTTTGGTTCTGAATATAGTGGTATTTGTGGCAGGAATTGTAACTTTTAAGTGGTTGTAATTTTGGGAAATGGGGGTTGTTCGCTTGAATCAGGAAGGCAGAAAAAAATAGTACGGAGTTGTCCTTTTTGTACTCCTATGGCTTGTACTTCTTTGGGTAATTGATATTTTGGAGACCTATCAAATAATATCCCTACCCCCTTATTCTTTGCTGGTCGTTACCGTGGTCGTATTTGTGCTGGTAATGCTTTCTCCTGAAATTAAAAAAGAGTATTTTATAGTATAGATGATTTATAGTGACAGCCTAAATTATCTTTATGTTTATAAGGTGAAGGGAGGTATTACTATTAGCCTATTGAATGATAAAAAAACCGCTTTTTGGATTCTCATTGCGGCAGTGATAGCAGCCGTTTTAGCGGGCCTTTTTTTCATGGATCATCCGCCGGATGTCCCATCCGTGTCGCAGGCCGTTGAAGAGGAACCGGATGTCATATCGCTGGTCGAAAAATTTGGAGATGCGCTGAAAAAGGTCTCGCTCTTGGCGCCCGATGATGTCGTGGCGAAGGAAATCAAAGAGAATTATTCGGATTTTGTCACGCCGGAGCTTTTGGCAAAGTGGCAGTCCGATCCGCAGAGCGCGCCGGGAAGGATGCTTTCCAGCCCCTGGCCCGACCGGATTGATGTGAAAAGCGTCGAAGCGGATGGGAACGGCGGCTATGTGGTTTCCGGAGAGATTATAGAAGTTACGAGCACGGAGCTGCAGAACAGCGGCGCCGCGGCAAAAAAACAAGTGACCCTCGGAATCGTAAGGAAAGAGAACCGATGGCTGATCTCCAGCGTTGAGGCTGTGAAGCAATATGAATAGAGAAACGGTTAAGATTGTTGGCAGGATAATGGGATTCTGCTGGCGATTTTGCTGTTGACAAATCCACCAAGATCGAAATTTAATAATGCGGTTTTCGAGGGTGGCACTCCAAACCGTATCACCAGTGATCAGGAGAAAATGAACCAAATCATAAAAGTGAATCATAAAGCCTATCATGATGAGAATGATCCGCGCGTCAAACGAAGAAATTATTTTTTGTATTCAGTCTATGAGGTAAAAGTAAACGAACAGGAAACTTTTCAAATTTTAGGAATATTGGGCATTTTTCGATTGGTACACTGGTAAAAGCATGATCTAAACGGGGCGATCAAATGAATCAATCAGTCAAATATTATATTGCGGCGCTGATTGTCAGCGCTTTCAACTTTATTTTTTGTCTTTCCTTTATTGCCGCTGTTTTAATTTCCAGGGAAATGAGCTGGAAATTATATGGCGCGGCGATGGGCTCTTCTATCATTCTTTGGATATTGATAGGACTGGTGACAAAAAATTCCTCACCCGAAGAAATTCAAAAAAAATTGTCAGGCGGGCCCGTTTACCGCATCCTATATTTTATCGATGCAAAACTCAAACGGGTTCTGTTCTGGCTGATACCTATCGTGTTGGCGTATTTATTAATTTCCGAAAATGTAATGTAAAATTTTTTGCGGGGGTTGTTCGCTTGAATCAGGAAGGCAGAAGAAAGTGGTACGGGGTTGTTATTTTCGTAATCCTATGGCTTGTACTTGATTGGGCAGTCGACATATTGGAGTTTTATCAGATCATATCCACGCCTCCTTATTTTATGATGGCTGTTGCTATAATCGTGGGCGTGCTGGTATTTCCCTACCTGTATTACCTGCATAAAAAATATCCGGAATTGACTCAGAAAGAGCTGCACAAGGATAAAAATCTGCGGATTTTTATGTATATTTTGCCGCTTTATTGTCTGTATCATGGGGTTAAAACCCTCGCCTTAAGGCGAAACCTTTAGGTCAACCTCCTGGTATGATTATAGGAGAACACTTGTGAAACACTAAGGTAGAGGTGACACAAGTGGAAAACTACCGAAAATCTGCACATAGTACGTACGATATAAAATATCATCTGGTATGGATAACGAAATATCGCAAAGCTGTGTTGACAGGAAAGATCGCCCAAAGGACGAGAGAACTAAGAAGTTGTATTCACAAGCGAAGATATGATAAAATGAGCATATGAAAAAAGATGAAAAGCGAAGGCAGGGATACCCAAGCGACCTGACCGACAAACAATGGGCAGAGATAGAACCACTATATTCTGGGTTAAGAGAATATAAGTGGTCAAAACGCGAGTTGACGGATGCCGTTTTGTATTTTGTCAAAACAGGCTGTCAATGGCGTCATTTACCGCATGACTTTCCACCCTATTCAACAGTACACAGTTTCTATCGGCGCGCTCGGATCAGCGGCCTTTGGAATAGAATATTGCAACATATGGTGGTAAAGACGCGTGAAGATGCGGGCCGAAAAGCAGAACCGAGCTATGGAATTATC
This window of the Ruminococcaceae bacterium BL-6 genome carries:
- a CDS encoding protein of unknown function (Evidence 5 : Unknown function); this encodes MTQVENYRKSAHSTYDIKYHLVWITKYRKAVLTGKIAQRTRELRSCIHKRRYDKMSI
- a CDS encoding conserved membrane protein of unknown function (Evidence 4 : Unknown function but conserved in other organisms) is translated as MNQEGRKKWYGVVIFVILWYVLNTILYVLEFSQRISLPPYFLLIISVVIFVLVIPYMYYLHKKYPELTQKELRKDKKLWGLTWIFVLLVFLDMILARIPT
- a CDS encoding protein of unknown function (Evidence 5 : Unknown function) yields the protein MAWFKETLRVFYPAFYRTFFPYPLILILVIIGILFLVAILGYFYHLKKKDGSYQKELFKDKKYLFLLVLNIVVFVAGIVTFKWL
- a CDS encoding Adenine phosphoribosyltransferase codes for the protein MAETYKITIAGCERELPICPIDEHLDIAGFVMFGDVEITEKAAVELLKKCPEHDVVITAETKGIPLCYEMARRGCRRYVVARKSVKAYMRNCIHVEVKSITTDHVQTLYLSEDDYRGLSGKRVLIVDDVISTGESLAAIESLVRQFGGNIVGRACVLAEGDAAKRTDIVYLEPLPLFPK
- a CDS encoding conserved protein of unknown function (Evidence 4 : Unknown function but conserved in other organisms), coding for MIYSDSLNYLYVYKVKGGITISLLNDKKTAFWILIAAVIAAVLAGLFFMDHPPDVPSVSQAVEEEPDVISLVEKFGDALKKVSLLAPDDVVAKEIKENYSDFVTPELLAKWQSDPQSAPGRMLSSPWPDRIDVKSVEADGNGGYVVSGEIIEVTSTELQNSGAAAKKQVTLGIVRKENRWLISSVEAVKQYE
- a CDS encoding conserved membrane protein of unknown function (Evidence 4 : Unknown function but conserved in other organisms), whose protein sequence is MNQEGRRKWYGVVIFVILWLVLDWAVDILEFYQIISTPPYFMMAVAIIVGVLVFPYLYYLHKKYPELTQKELHKDKNLRIFMYILPLYCLYHGVKTLALRRNL
- a CDS encoding protein of unknown function (Evidence 5 : Unknown function), with protein sequence MNQIIKVNHKAYHDENDPRVKRRNYFLYSVYEVKVNEQETFQILGILGIFRLVHW
- a CDS encoding conserved exported protein of unknown function (Evidence 4 : Unknown function but conserved in other organisms), with the protein product MKKITRSLISCVCACALLTVPVVNTAFAAQHSTQGIHYYTMNQKAYEQMTDAEVVQKMKDMGISSKDIDYIMQLEYARRKAAPSMSLNGFPSNPEIGDYHTETYHVYFDVAVDTVTDVIEALVQGGVGIRVAILIASGILQNWLAHQDAKGVDVTVEYYYGPDNNGSVGWTPGYTTWSLFY
- a CDS encoding DNA polymerase III delta subunit, whose translation is MPELTEAELKKEIERSPLNSLYFLYGEEKYLISFYAEKLKKKAVGDHPLDFNLQRFSGDDCSVDQLAAAVEALPVMAQRKCVAVSDLNVETMPSRELSKLYELLESIPESTVLVVYQPSLTFDAKKSAAWKKFLAAVKKSGTCVLMKQRENAELERMLCACAEKRSCSLSRQNAARIVSLCGRDLQTLLREMEKLCAYTGEGEISREAIGAVVVPNMETTVFLLSKALVSAEYERAYGLLDQLFRQREEPVAVLAVLASAYVDMYRVRAAVQSGMSAMEPAKHFSYRGREFRLKNAERDGKRLSTQMLRQSLDLLLETDLRLKGSRTDDRILLEELIAKLLMIAEKERMN
- a CDS encoding Ribonuclease M5; this translates as MIKVKEAVIVEGKYDKIKLSSIIDGLIIETHGFRIFSDKKQMEFIRRMADTRGILILTDSDSAGFLIRHYLSACIDPAKIRHAYIPDILGREKRKKEPSSEGKLGVEGIPKERLIEALRRAGVGESSPEPEQPPKRQVTKADLYADGLTGAQDSAQKRKLLLRALDLPEHLSANALLQVLNGIMNFEEYRETVETLFPKTE
- a CDS encoding Competence protein, with the translated sequence MRPFSLVGLCYLLTLAAAVYFGAALSLLLGSACLAVFCVLVLWKRTERMRILQAAALTCALAFGAFSACARAQVLPSEKLDGRDAVMTGTVCELPARSYGKFYYVVRVESISLPGAPRVEKVRLSSQNALNADCYGTITGRVHFYTPSGEDGFSSRSYYASKGITLFAYLYEYENVRTSPAREKPPYYYALMLRRSMTDSLYRLLPPEQAGLAAGILLGDTGGISDEVKSDFKTVGISHILSVSGLHMAAMAQFFLLLFGLLRVPRRLSAGMTMAGVVSFMAVTGFAPSVLRSGIMCLIFLLGTVLDRQADSLNSLGIAALLIGVANPFAAADLGLLLSFSATLGMILCSGRLTAFLRARYEGRKRGRAMLDAANSAVSTTVSATAFTLPVVVLSFGTVSLISPAANLLEVFPSSLLMAFSAAAALCYLVGLRFLALPLALFSGLLANWMSACARMLARIPWASVSASYGFVRLWLAAVLVLCALALAWKKSPPARVLSLLSAVVLLCGIFSYQLSMRRVTRVAVLDAGDGISVALTHAGRGALIGCGGYSSAPARSYLNGQNITVLDYLQTTGYGPQEDRLAADCAELFRPRGLLFWNGGDENAFLGKKLTLAGTVYQYEKEARVSLWGNVSVFQYSDGTRAYTGLTVNGVRILLCSSGCDAAALPEEWKRADFVVTDDPPRGASALQPFVTVLSMGEDSAQQNLAALDRLGVASCATGGAGNLLIDIMPDGTITLRRNF
- a CDS encoding transposase gives rise to the protein MKKDEKRRQGYPSDLTDKQWAEIEPLYSGLREYKWSKRELTDAVLYFVKTGCQWRHLPHDFPPYSTVHSFYRRARISGLWNRILQHMVVKTREDAGRKAEPSYGIIDSQSVKTVAASEKRGIDGGKKRKDASGTSS